In one Massilia endophytica genomic region, the following are encoded:
- the petA gene encoding ubiquinol-cytochrome c reductase iron-sulfur subunit: MSNEKQVDSSRRGLLVATCAAGGAVGLGTAGVLVSTFQPSERAKAAGAPVEVDISTLQPGEMRTVEWRGKPVWILKRTPEMVASLKQTHDKVADADSKRNPEEFTPEYCMNENRSIKPEILVAVGICTHLGCSPSSKFTPGPQPSLPDDWAGGFLCPCHGSTFDMAGRVFKNKPAPDNLQVPRHMYLSDTKIVIGKDEKGEA; this comes from the coding sequence ATGAGTAACGAAAAGCAGGTCGATTCCAGCCGTCGCGGTCTGCTCGTCGCCACGTGCGCGGCGGGTGGGGCAGTAGGTCTGGGCACCGCCGGGGTGTTGGTGAGCACGTTCCAGCCTTCGGAACGCGCGAAAGCCGCAGGCGCGCCGGTTGAAGTGGACATCTCCACGCTGCAGCCTGGCGAGATGCGCACCGTGGAATGGCGCGGCAAGCCGGTCTGGATTCTGAAGCGCACGCCCGAGATGGTCGCTTCGCTGAAGCAAACCCACGATAAAGTCGCCGACGCCGATTCCAAGCGCAATCCGGAGGAGTTCACCCCGGAATACTGCATGAACGAGAACCGCTCGATCAAGCCGGAGATCCTGGTGGCCGTGGGCATCTGCACCCACCTGGGCTGCTCCCCATCCTCGAAGTTCACCCCCGGCCCGCAGCCTTCGCTGCCGGACGACTGGGCGGGCGGCTTCCTCTGCCCTTGCCACGGTTCGACCTTCGACATGGCCGGCCGCGTGTTCAAGAACAAGCCGGCGCCGGACAACCTGCAAGTGCCGCGTCACATGTACCTGAGCGACACCAAGATCGTGATCGGCAAAGACGAGAAAGGCGAGGCATAA
- the mscL gene encoding large conductance mechanosensitive channel protein MscL, with protein MAMLQEFKEFAMKGNVIDLAVGVIIGAAFSKIVDSLVQDIIMPPIGKLLGGLDFSNYYIPLNGQAAALSLAEAKKLGAVIAYGNFLTILLNFIILAFVIFQMVRLVNKARRANEPAAAAETAPPAEDVLLLREIRDSLRK; from the coding sequence ATGGCAATGTTGCAAGAATTTAAAGAATTTGCGATGAAAGGCAATGTGATCGACCTGGCGGTGGGTGTGATCATTGGCGCGGCCTTCAGCAAGATCGTCGACTCGCTGGTGCAGGACATCATCATGCCACCAATCGGCAAGCTGCTGGGCGGGCTGGACTTCTCCAATTACTACATTCCCCTGAACGGGCAGGCCGCGGCGCTGAGCCTGGCGGAGGCGAAGAAGCTGGGCGCGGTCATCGCCTACGGCAATTTCCTCACCATCCTGCTGAACTTCATCATCCTGGCCTTCGTCATCTTCCAGATGGTGCGGCTGGTGAACAAGGCGCGCCGCGCGAACGAGCCTGCCGCCGCCGCCGAAACGGCGCCGCCCGCCGAAGATGTGCTGCTGCTGCGCGAGATTCGCGATTCTTTGCGAAAATAG
- a CDS encoding Do family serine endopeptidase: MRRLWLLFAQTVTIALALYLVYYAVQPDFRLRRPATVQQLGTASQPAATIEAAPAPTPNSFRSAAGRAMPAVVNILTSKAVQRKHPLMRDPYFKRFFGEPDGEEEDDDQNSLGSGVIVSPDGYILTNNHVVEAADDIEVVLADGRKAKAAMVGTDPETDLAVIKIDLPKLPVIVLGHAESAKVGDVVLAIGNPFGVGQTVTMGIISALGRNNLHINHFENFIQTDAAINFGNSGGALIDTNGNLLGINSAIYSQTGGSVGIGFAIPVTTAKSVMESIIKSGHVVRGWIGVESQEITPELAKSFDLKRDSGAIIAGVVRNGPADKAGMKPGDILLSVDGKAVKDTNDMINLIAQLEPGGKSTMRVLRKSRETDLSITVGQRPRPRK; the protein is encoded by the coding sequence ATGCGACGACTCTGGTTATTGTTTGCGCAAACGGTGACCATTGCCCTGGCACTGTATCTTGTCTACTACGCCGTGCAGCCGGACTTCCGGCTGCGGCGTCCGGCCACCGTGCAGCAGCTGGGCACGGCAAGCCAGCCCGCCGCCACCATCGAGGCGGCGCCGGCGCCCACCCCGAACTCCTTCCGCTCCGCGGCGGGACGGGCCATGCCCGCCGTCGTCAACATCCTCACTTCCAAGGCGGTGCAGCGCAAGCATCCACTGATGCGCGATCCCTATTTCAAGCGCTTCTTCGGCGAGCCGGATGGCGAGGAGGAGGACGACGACCAGAACAGCCTGGGCTCGGGCGTCATCGTCAGCCCGGACGGCTATATCCTCACCAACAACCACGTGGTGGAAGCGGCGGACGATATCGAAGTGGTGCTGGCGGACGGGCGCAAGGCCAAGGCCGCAATGGTGGGCACCGATCCCGAGACCGACCTTGCCGTCATCAAGATCGACCTGCCCAAGCTGCCGGTGATCGTGCTGGGGCATGCGGAGTCGGCCAAGGTGGGCGATGTGGTGCTCGCCATCGGCAACCCCTTCGGCGTGGGGCAGACGGTCACCATGGGCATCATCTCCGCGCTGGGGCGCAACAACCTGCACATCAACCATTTCGAGAATTTCATCCAGACCGATGCTGCCATCAACTTCGGCAACTCGGGCGGCGCGCTGATCGACACCAACGGCAATCTCCTGGGCATCAACTCGGCCATCTATTCGCAAACGGGCGGCTCGGTGGGCATCGGCTTCGCCATTCCGGTAACGACGGCCAAGTCCGTGATGGAATCCATCATCAAGAGCGGGCACGTAGTGCGCGGCTGGATCGGCGTGGAATCGCAGGAGATCACGCCGGAGCTGGCCAAGAGCTTCGACCTGAAACGCGACAGCGGCGCCATCATCGCGGGCGTGGTGCGCAACGGGCCGGCGGACAAGGCGGGCATGAAGCCGGGCGACATTCTGCTCTCCGTGGACGGCAAGGCCGTGAAGGACACCAACGACATGATCAACCTGATCGCCCAGCTTGAACCGGGCGGCAAATCCACCATGCGCGTGCTGCGCAAATCCCGCGAGACCGATCTATCCATCACCGTGGGCCAGCGCCCGCGACCGAGAAAGTAA
- a CDS encoding DUF2461 domain-containing protein gives MHLRDLNGYLQELAENNNRPWFVMNKPRYDILREEFLQLVTDVIVEVGKFDPAVKFCNPKKAMFRINRDVRFAHDKSPYKTHFSAALAPNDQRRPTQAGGPTYYFQLNGEGRLHIGAGEYIPPPHRLKALRNHIVEDPAGLRKVLNNRALKARYGSIREEDGKLQRPPKGFDPEHEHIELIKLKSFFVWTDIDLDLNKPDLLLPLIVSGLKDTLPLVKWMREAKVEEEAE, from the coding sequence ATGCATCTGCGTGACCTGAACGGCTACCTCCAGGAGCTGGCCGAAAACAACAATCGTCCCTGGTTCGTGATGAACAAGCCGCGCTACGACATCCTGCGCGAGGAGTTCCTGCAGCTGGTGACGGACGTGATTGTGGAAGTGGGCAAGTTCGATCCGGCGGTGAAGTTCTGCAATCCTAAGAAGGCCATGTTCCGCATCAACCGCGACGTGCGCTTCGCCCACGACAAGAGCCCGTACAAGACGCACTTCTCGGCGGCGCTGGCGCCGAACGACCAGCGGCGTCCCACGCAGGCGGGCGGGCCCACCTACTACTTCCAGCTGAACGGCGAGGGGCGGCTGCACATTGGCGCGGGCGAATACATTCCGCCGCCGCACAGGCTGAAGGCGCTGCGCAATCACATCGTGGAAGATCCTGCAGGCCTGCGCAAGGTGCTCAACAACAGGGCGCTGAAGGCCCGCTATGGTTCCATCCGCGAAGAGGACGGCAAGCTGCAGCGGCCGCCGAAGGGCTTCGACCCGGAGCACGAGCATATCGAGCTCATCAAGCTGAAAAGCTTCTTCGTCTGGACGGACATCGACCTCGACCTGAACAAGCCCGACCTGCTGCTGCCGCTGATCGTCTCCGGCCTGAAGGACACGCTGCCGCTGGTGAAGTGGATGCGCGAAGCCAAGGTCGAAGAGGAAGCCGAGTAA
- a CDS encoding LysR family transcriptional regulator, with translation MNNPPLLEDLGLFCAVVRRRSFAATARELGVSNAYVSKRIAMLEQSMQVRLLHRTTRSVALTEQGQVVHGWALRILEDVEQMAEAVSSEKMAPSGLLRLCTSSGFGRNRLGPALSALARQYPALEIQLELVDRKVDLIAEDFHLDIRVGEAHEPNLISRRIAPNQRVLCAAPSYLERHGAPQTLAELAQHRCIVIRERSGDFGRWALEGPKGPEVVKVSGPLSASNGEIVHQWALDGHGIILRSEWDVGSALADGRLLRVLPGYAQPADVWAVYPTRLSASAKVRVCVEFLERWLAA, from the coding sequence GTGAATAATCCACCGCTGCTGGAAGACCTGGGTCTATTCTGCGCCGTTGTGAGGCGGCGCAGCTTCGCCGCGACCGCGCGCGAGCTGGGCGTGTCGAACGCCTATGTGAGCAAGCGCATTGCCATGCTGGAGCAGAGCATGCAGGTGCGGCTCCTGCACCGGACCACGCGCAGCGTGGCGCTGACGGAGCAGGGGCAGGTGGTGCATGGGTGGGCGCTGCGCATCCTGGAGGATGTGGAGCAGATGGCGGAAGCCGTGTCGAGCGAGAAGATGGCGCCGAGCGGGCTGCTGCGGCTGTGCACCAGCTCCGGCTTCGGGCGCAACCGGCTGGGGCCTGCCTTGTCGGCCCTGGCGAGGCAGTATCCCGCGCTCGAAATCCAGCTGGAACTGGTGGACCGCAAAGTGGACCTGATCGCGGAAGACTTTCACCTCGATATCCGCGTTGGGGAAGCGCACGAGCCGAATCTCATCTCCCGGCGCATTGCGCCGAACCAGCGCGTGCTGTGCGCTGCGCCGTCCTACCTGGAGCGCCACGGCGCGCCGCAGACGCTGGCCGAGCTGGCGCAGCACCGCTGCATCGTCATCCGCGAGCGCAGCGGCGACTTCGGGCGCTGGGCGCTGGAAGGACCGAAGGGACCGGAGGTGGTGAAGGTAAGCGGGCCGCTATCGGCCAGCAACGGCGAGATCGTCCACCAGTGGGCGCTGGACGGCCACGGCATCATCCTGCGCTCGGAATGGGATGTTGGGAGCGCGCTGGCGGATGGGCGGCTGCTGCGCGTGCTGCCCGGCTACGCGCAGCCTGCGGACGTGTGGGCCGTGTACCCCACCCGCCTCAGCGCCTCGGCCAAGGTGCGCGTCTGCGTCGAATTCCTCGAGCGCTGGCTCGCGGCCTAG
- a CDS encoding tartrate dehydrogenase has product MKTQRIAVIAGDGIGKEVMPEGMRALQAAAQRFALPLEFTTFKWASCDYYLEHGKMMPDDWFAQLKDFDAIYFGAVGMPHLVPDHISLWGSLIQFRRQFDQYVNLRPVRLMPGVPCPLANKKPGDIDFYVVRENTEGEYSSVGGRMFPGTERELVLQEAVFTRQGVDRILKYAFELAQSRPKRHLTSATKSNGISISMPYWDERVEAMAPSYADVKWDKYHIDILCARFVLSPERFDVVVASNLFGDILSDLGPACTGTIGIAPSGNLNPERNFPSLFEPVHGSAPDIYGRNIANPVAMVWSGAMMLDFLGQGDAQFKAAHDAIMAAIEKVLVDGPRTPDMGGSANTTQMGEAIAALI; this is encoded by the coding sequence ATGAAAACACAACGTATCGCCGTCATCGCCGGGGATGGCATCGGCAAGGAGGTCATGCCCGAGGGTATGCGCGCCTTGCAGGCCGCCGCCCAGCGCTTCGCCCTGCCGCTGGAATTCACCACCTTCAAATGGGCCAGCTGCGACTATTACCTCGAACACGGCAAGATGATGCCGGACGACTGGTTCGCCCAGCTGAAGGACTTCGACGCCATCTACTTCGGCGCCGTGGGCATGCCCCACCTGGTGCCCGACCATATCTCGCTCTGGGGTTCGCTCATCCAGTTCCGCCGCCAGTTCGACCAGTACGTGAACCTGCGCCCCGTGCGCCTGATGCCGGGCGTGCCCTGCCCGCTGGCGAACAAGAAGCCTGGCGATATCGATTTTTACGTGGTGCGCGAGAATACGGAAGGCGAATACTCGTCCGTCGGCGGCCGCATGTTCCCCGGCACGGAGCGCGAGCTGGTGCTGCAGGAAGCCGTGTTCACGCGCCAGGGCGTGGACCGCATTCTCAAGTACGCGTTCGAGCTGGCGCAGTCCCGGCCGAAGAGGCACCTCACCTCGGCCACGAAGTCGAACGGCATTTCCATCTCCATGCCTTACTGGGACGAGCGCGTGGAAGCCATGGCGCCGTCCTACGCGGATGTGAAGTGGGACAAGTACCACATCGATATCCTCTGCGCGCGCTTCGTGCTGAGCCCCGAGCGTTTCGATGTGGTGGTGGCCTCCAATCTCTTCGGCGATATCCTGAGCGATCTCGGTCCCGCCTGTACTGGCACCATCGGCATTGCCCCTTCCGGCAACCTGAACCCGGAGCGGAACTTCCCCTCCCTGTTCGAACCCGTGCACGGCTCGGCGCCGGACATCTACGGCAGGAATATCGCCAACCCGGTGGCCATGGTGTGGTCGGGGGCCATGATGCTGGACTTCCTCGGCCAGGGCGATGCGCAGTTCAAGGCCGCGCACGACGCCATCATGGCCGCCATAGAGAAGGTGCTCGTGGACGGCCCGCGCACGCCGGACATGGGCGGCAGCGCGAACACCACACAGATGGGGGAGGCCATCGCTGCGCTCATCTGA
- a CDS encoding GIN domain-containing protein translates to MMNKFVNATMMAVALYATAAAPVLADEIISESRTVDARTVKVYLDGVIDLKLKQGPASLVVYGDKRYVQKIVVTQKGETLRIGTDLHGIHLGHPNLRAELTLPNLTELVSAGVGSAEVSGFKGDKVRLTLEGAGSVNMASQYRTVDASLNGAGSMTVNAGMADAVDLNLRGAGQISISGQSKTLRARLGGVGSLDAQQLRSDSVDVDMTGLGGATVYAKSAANLRLSGLGSATVYGNPVSRSTSARGLGRVAFN, encoded by the coding sequence ATGATGAACAAGTTTGTCAACGCAACGATGATGGCTGTAGCCCTGTACGCAACGGCGGCTGCCCCCGTGCTGGCGGATGAGATCATCAGCGAATCGCGCACCGTGGATGCGCGCACTGTGAAGGTTTACCTCGATGGCGTGATCGACCTGAAACTGAAACAGGGTCCGGCCTCGCTGGTGGTGTATGGCGACAAGCGCTACGTGCAGAAGATCGTGGTGACGCAGAAGGGCGAAACCCTGCGCATCGGAACGGACCTGCATGGCATCCACCTCGGCCACCCCAACCTGCGCGCCGAACTGACGCTGCCGAACCTTACCGAACTCGTGTCGGCGGGCGTGGGCAGCGCGGAAGTGAGCGGCTTCAAAGGCGACAAGGTTCGCCTGACCCTGGAAGGCGCAGGCTCCGTGAACATGGCTTCGCAGTACCGCACGGTGGACGCAAGCCTGAACGGCGCCGGCAGCATGACCGTGAATGCCGGCATGGCGGACGCCGTGGACCTGAACCTGCGCGGCGCAGGCCAGATCTCGATCAGCGGCCAAAGCAAAACCCTGCGCGCCCGCCTGGGCGGCGTGGGCAGCCTGGATGCGCAGCAGCTGCGCTCCGACAGCGTGGATGTGGACATGACCGGCCTGGGAGGCGCCACGGTGTACGCGAAGTCCGCCGCGAACCTGCGCCTGAGCGGCCTCGGTTCGGCCACCGTCTACGGCAACCCCGTCAGCCGCAGCACCAGCGCGCGCGGCCTGGGACGGGTCGCCTTCAACTGA
- a CDS encoding LytR C-terminal domain-containing protein, whose product MQTKRKILAAACASLALCSCSLPRFGAAPAPVAVASADAYYALGRSHYAASRLHEAQHAYLLALQRDAGHVDARNGLAVLLAERGETAQAIEIWKKLAGEDLAPPDMSLVLGNLAHALSKQGNAPDALTALERAALLNPLDAGTWQQLGKALSDAGEEARAKTMMSQAESLRAHDIRADYALVAASEAPALKLEISNGNGVNGMAADWARRLRSGAWQSVRLTNTLPFAVPRTRIEFTAEREAAAQALAKRIGGASLQKVASQSVDLRIVLGWDQRAQKQMPAQGGQHAP is encoded by the coding sequence ATGCAAACGAAACGGAAGATCCTCGCTGCCGCCTGCGCCAGCCTCGCGCTCTGTTCCTGCAGCCTGCCGCGCTTCGGCGCGGCGCCCGCGCCGGTGGCGGTTGCCAGCGCGGATGCCTACTACGCGCTGGGACGAAGCCACTACGCGGCATCCCGGCTGCACGAGGCGCAGCACGCCTATCTGCTCGCCCTGCAGCGCGACGCAGGCCATGTCGATGCGCGCAACGGCCTGGCGGTGCTGCTGGCGGAACGGGGCGAAACGGCGCAGGCCATCGAGATCTGGAAAAAGCTCGCCGGGGAAGACCTGGCGCCGCCGGATATGTCGCTGGTATTGGGCAACCTCGCGCATGCGCTCTCGAAACAGGGAAACGCGCCGGACGCGCTGACGGCGCTCGAAAGGGCGGCCCTTCTTAACCCGCTCGATGCGGGAACGTGGCAGCAGCTCGGCAAGGCGCTCAGCGATGCAGGCGAGGAGGCGCGGGCGAAGACGATGATGAGCCAGGCCGAGAGCCTTCGCGCGCACGATATCCGCGCGGACTACGCCCTGGTGGCGGCAAGCGAAGCGCCCGCGCTGAAGCTGGAGATCAGCAACGGGAACGGCGTGAACGGCATGGCGGCCGACTGGGCGCGCAGGCTGCGCAGCGGCGCCTGGCAATCCGTGCGGCTCACGAATACCCTGCCTTTCGCCGTTCCGCGCACGCGCATCGAGTTCACGGCAGAACGCGAGGCCGCCGCTCAGGCGCTCGCGAAACGCATCGGCGGAGCGTCGCTGCAGAAGGTGGCGTCGCAGAGTGTGGACCTGCGCATTGTGCTGGGCTGGGACCAGCGCGCACAAAAACAAATGCCCGCACAAGGCGGGCAGCATGCTCCGTGA
- a CDS encoding type II secretion system F family protein, with amino-acid sequence MNGSQIAFLAVVFFAVAIPALAAMLALSPVPLRDRLRAFRGKDSAARVDEGGGWVERVARVARPFTRLSLPEEGWERSPLRTRFMNAGWRSANAPVLYFAAKTVLAIGLPLVLAIVLAGSQSAGLRKIFLLLLCSTAAIGYYLPNMILARTAERRQREIFENLPDALDLLTICVEAGLSLERALSKVASEMHVKSVVLAQELQLVLMELRAGFSKDKALRNFALRSGVEDVDTLVAMLIQSERFGTSMGDSLRVHSENLRLKRSLMAEEAAARIALKLLFPLIFCIFPALMLVLLGPAAIQITRVLLPSLTGGH; translated from the coding sequence ATGAACGGCTCGCAGATTGCCTTCCTGGCGGTTGTGTTCTTCGCTGTCGCGATTCCGGCGCTCGCCGCCATGCTGGCCCTGTCGCCCGTACCCTTGCGCGACCGCCTGCGCGCCTTCCGCGGCAAGGACTCCGCAGCGCGTGTGGATGAAGGAGGCGGGTGGGTGGAGCGCGTGGCCCGCGTGGCGAGGCCCTTCACCCGCCTGTCGCTGCCGGAGGAGGGCTGGGAGCGGTCGCCGCTGCGCACCCGCTTCATGAACGCGGGCTGGCGCAGCGCCAACGCGCCGGTGCTCTATTTCGCCGCGAAGACAGTGCTCGCCATCGGCCTTCCCCTTGTGCTGGCGATTGTGCTGGCGGGTTCGCAGTCGGCGGGCTTGCGCAAGATCTTCCTGCTTCTGCTCTGCTCCACGGCTGCCATCGGCTACTACCTGCCCAACATGATCCTGGCCCGCACGGCCGAACGGCGCCAGCGCGAGATCTTCGAGAACCTGCCTGACGCCCTCGACCTTCTCACGATCTGCGTGGAAGCGGGCCTGAGCCTGGAGAGGGCCCTGAGCAAGGTGGCGAGCGAAATGCACGTGAAGAGCGTCGTGCTGGCCCAGGAGCTGCAGCTGGTGCTGATGGAGCTGCGCGCGGGCTTCAGCAAGGACAAGGCGCTGCGCAACTTTGCCCTGCGCAGCGGCGTGGAGGACGTGGATACCCTCGTGGCCATGCTGATCCAGTCCGAGCGCTTCGGCACCAGCATGGGCGACTCGCTGCGCGTGCATTCCGAAAACCTCCGCCTGAAGCGGAGCCTGATGGCGGAAGAGGCTGCGGCCCGCATCGCGCTCAAGCTCCTGTTCCCGCTGATCTTCTGCATCTTCCCGGCGCTGATGCTGGTGCTGCTGGGGCCTGCCGCCATCCAGATTACGCGTGTTCTGCTGCCCTCCCTGACCGGCGGCCATTAA
- a CDS encoding type II secretion system F family protein → MDMALTFFYVFLFASVIFAVEAAWLWWQARHGGSSRRIARRLQLMSGRADGAERISILKQRRYAASPLLEDWLRRIPRMAVLDRWLMQSGQAWQVGRFLAAWAALVIVSWSLLAMLSVPLLAFLVMGGLCAAAPMALLFHLRAARLKKILEQLPDAADFLSRALRAGHSFANVLQMAGHELPEPIGGEFRTCYEEINYGVPMNEALHNLAIRIPLTDLRYLVIAVLIQRESGGNLAELLGNISRMTRARLKLVGQVRVLSAEGRLSAWILATLPVGVAAVMSITSPKYIGLLWTDPAGPKLLWYAAGGVLFGVLWMRNTIRIRV, encoded by the coding sequence ATGGACATGGCGCTCACCTTCTTCTACGTCTTCCTGTTCGCCTCCGTCATCTTCGCCGTGGAAGCGGCATGGCTGTGGTGGCAGGCGCGCCACGGCGGCAGCTCGCGCCGCATCGCGCGGCGGCTCCAGCTCATGTCCGGCCGCGCCGACGGCGCCGAGCGGATCAGCATTCTCAAGCAGCGCCGTTACGCTGCGTCCCCGCTGCTGGAGGACTGGCTGCGCCGCATACCCCGGATGGCCGTCCTGGACCGGTGGCTGATGCAGTCGGGTCAGGCATGGCAGGTGGGGCGCTTCCTTGCTGCCTGGGCGGCCCTTGTGATCGTGAGCTGGAGCCTGCTGGCCATGCTGTCCGTACCCCTGCTGGCCTTCCTGGTCATGGGAGGACTGTGCGCTGCCGCGCCCATGGCCCTGCTGTTCCATCTGCGCGCCGCCCGGCTCAAGAAGATTCTGGAACAGCTGCCGGATGCGGCGGACTTTCTCAGCCGCGCGCTGAGGGCAGGGCACTCCTTTGCCAACGTGCTGCAGATGGCGGGCCATGAGCTGCCGGAGCCCATCGGCGGCGAGTTCCGCACCTGCTACGAGGAGATCAACTACGGCGTGCCGATGAACGAAGCCCTGCACAACCTGGCGATCCGCATCCCGCTCACGGACCTGCGCTACCTGGTGATTGCGGTGCTGATCCAGCGCGAATCGGGCGGCAATCTCGCCGAGCTGCTTGGCAATATCAGCCGCATGACGCGCGCGCGGCTCAAGCTCGTGGGCCAGGTGCGGGTGCTGTCGGCGGAAGGCCGCCTCTCGGCCTGGATCCTGGCCACCCTGCCGGTGGGCGTGGCGGCCGTGATGTCCATCACCAGCCCCAAATACATAGGCCTGCTGTGGACCGACCCGGCCGGCCCGAAGCTGCTCTGGTATGCGGCAGGCGGCGTGCTGTTCGGCGTACTCTGGATGCGCAACACCATAAGGATACGGGTATGA
- a CDS encoding CpaF family protein, which translates to MSLRERLSLAEEHRPGMAVQLEQAGTAAYLELKKTMHQLILDRIDLERLKRLTPEQFKHELALLVQRIIEDERIVLNQSERHHLVLDIQHEMLGFGPLEPLLSDPGVSDILVNTHDKVYVERAGRLELTNVSFHDNAHLMKIIEKIVSRVGRRVDESSPMVDARLPDGSRVNAIIPPLAVDGPVLSIRRFSANPLTVERLLEFKSLTPPMVQVLQALGHAKINILISGGTGSGKTTLLNVLSGFIPGTERIVTIEDAAELQLRQPHVVRLETRPPNLEGKGEVTQRALVRNALRMRPDRIILGEVRGAEAIDMLQAMNTGHEGSLATIHSNSPRDALSRLENMVGMAGVNLTSRAVRQQICSAVTVVMQVSRLTDGARKLVSLQEVTGMEGDVIAMHEIFRFDQTGVDASGRVQGSFSATGVRPRFADRLRLFGAPVPDSVFDPDRVYE; encoded by the coding sequence ATGAGTCTGCGCGAACGACTGTCCCTGGCGGAGGAACACCGTCCCGGCATGGCTGTCCAGCTGGAGCAGGCCGGTACGGCGGCCTATCTGGAACTGAAGAAGACCATGCACCAGCTGATCCTGGACAGGATCGACCTTGAGCGCCTGAAGCGGCTGACGCCGGAGCAGTTCAAGCACGAGTTGGCCCTGCTGGTCCAGCGCATCATCGAGGACGAGCGCATTGTGCTGAACCAGAGCGAGCGCCACCACCTGGTGCTGGACATCCAGCACGAGATGCTCGGCTTCGGGCCCCTGGAGCCGCTGCTGAGCGATCCCGGCGTGTCCGACATCCTCGTCAACACGCACGACAAGGTCTACGTGGAGCGCGCGGGACGCCTGGAACTCACGAACGTGAGCTTCCACGACAACGCCCACCTGATGAAGATCATCGAGAAGATCGTGTCGCGAGTGGGCCGCCGGGTGGACGAGTCCAGCCCCATGGTGGACGCACGCCTGCCGGACGGCTCGCGGGTGAACGCCATCATTCCGCCGCTGGCGGTGGACGGCCCCGTGCTGTCGATCCGGCGCTTCTCCGCCAATCCGCTGACCGTGGAACGCCTGCTCGAGTTCAAGAGCCTCACGCCGCCGATGGTGCAGGTGCTGCAGGCGCTGGGCCATGCCAAGATCAATATCCTGATCTCCGGCGGCACGGGCAGCGGCAAAACCACCCTGCTGAACGTGCTGTCCGGCTTCATTCCTGGCACGGAGCGCATCGTGACAATCGAGGACGCCGCCGAACTCCAGCTGCGCCAGCCCCACGTGGTGCGCCTGGAAACGCGGCCGCCGAATCTGGAGGGGAAGGGCGAGGTCACCCAGCGCGCGCTCGTGCGCAATGCGCTGCGCATGCGGCCGGACCGCATCATCCTGGGCGAGGTGCGCGGGGCCGAAGCCATCGACATGCTGCAGGCCATGAACACTGGCCACGAAGGCTCGCTGGCCACCATCCACTCCAACTCCCCGCGCGATGCCCTGTCGCGGCTGGAAAACATGGTGGGCATGGCAGGCGTGAACCTCACCTCGCGCGCGGTGCGCCAGCAGATCTGCTCCGCCGTCACCGTGGTGATGCAGGTGTCCCGGCTTACGGACGGCGCGCGCAAGCTGGTGAGCCTGCAGGAGGTGACGGGCATGGAAGGCGACGTCATTGCCATGCACGAGATCTTCCGCTTCGACCAGACAGGCGTGGACGCCAGCGGCAGGGTGCAGGGCAGCTTCTCCGCCACCGGCGTGCGCCCGCGCTTCGCCGACCGCCTGCGCCTGTTTGGCGCGCCCGTGCCGGACAGCGTCTTCGATCCCGACCGGGTCTATGAATAG